In Dromaius novaehollandiae isolate bDroNov1 chromosome 16, bDroNov1.hap1, whole genome shotgun sequence, one genomic interval encodes:
- the RBM12 gene encoding RNA-binding protein 12 isoform X2, producing MAQCVTRVELSVSCENLLDKDVGSKSDPLCVLLQDVGGGQWAELDRTERIKNCQKPEFSKKLVVDYYFEKVQKLKFGVYDIDNKSFDLNDDDYLGGIECTLGQVVSSSVFTRPLELKKGKPAGKGTITISAEEIKDARTVYLEIEARNLDKKDFLGKSDPFLEFYKQSDVGTWQLVYRSEVIKNNLNPCWRKFSVPLQTFCGGDFNKPIKVSVSDMDDTSSSDLIGEFTSVTAKLLEAGDRVVQCADHDSDGSHDLIGIFETNLTQLQKAGDSSPVEFECIHPEKKQKKKSYKNSGIIRIKSCKIERDYSFLDYVMGGCQINFTVGIDFTGSNGDPKSPDSLHYISPDGINEYLIAIWSVGSVVQDYDTDKLFPAFGFGAQVPPSWQVSHEFALNFNPSNPYCQGIQGIVDAYRQILPQVRLYGPTNFSPIINHVARFASHSAQQGNASQYFILLIITDGEITDLDQTRQAIVNASKLPMSIIIVGVGEADFKAMEFLDGDNGVLKSLTGEPAARDIVQFVPFRQFKNAPREALSQVVLAEVPKQLVSYYKLQGWPPVKLPEVKKM from the exons ATGGCTCAGTGCGTGACCAGGGTGGAGCTGTCCGTGTCCTGCGAAAACCTCCTCGACAAAGACGTCGGCTCGAAATCCGATCCGCTCTGCGTCTTGCTGCAGGATGTGGGAGGTGGTCAGTGGGCCGAG TTAGATCGAACGGAGAGGATAAAGAACTGTCAAAAACCGGAATTCTCTAAGAAGCTAGTTGTCGACTACTACTTTGAGAAAGTGCAGAAGCTGAAATTTGGCGTGTATGATATTGATAACAAGTCCTTTGATTTAAATGATGATGATTACCTTGGAGGGATTGAGTGCACGCTGGGACAG GTTGTGTCCAGCTCAGTGTTCACCCGACCCTTGGAACTGAAGAAGGGAAAACCAGCAGGAAAAGGCACTATTACG ATTTCAGCAGAGGAGATTAAAGATGCTAGAACTGTGTATTTGGAAATTGAAGCTCGAAACTTGGACAAAAAG GATTTCTTGGGTAAATCAGATCCATTTTTGGAGTTTTACAAGCAGAGTGATGTTGGAACATGGCAGCTGGTGTACAGATCAGAG GTGATTAAGAACAACTTAAATCCGTGCTGGAGGAAATTCAGTGTTCCCTTGCAGACGTTCTGTGGTGGAGATTTTAATAAACCTATCAAG GTCTCAGTCAGTGATATGGATGACACCAGCAGCTCAGATTTGATAGGGGAATTCACTAGCGTCACTGCAAAGCTGTTGGAAGCAGGAGATCGTGTG GTACAGTGTGCAGATCATGATAGCGATGGGTCGCATGACTTGATAGGCATTTTTGAAACTAACCTGACTCAGCTGCAGAAAGCTGGTGACAGCTCTCCG GTGGAATTTGAATGCATTCATCctgagaagaaacaaaagaaaaagagctaCAAAAACTCTGGCATTATTAGGATAAAATCCTGCAAG ATCGAAAGAGATTACTCTTTCCTGGACTATGTCATGGGAGGCTGCCAGATTAACTTTACG GTGGGTATAGACTTCACTGGCTCCAATGGAGATCCCAAGTCACCAGATTCCCTTCACTACATCAGTCCAGATGGGATAAATGAGTACCTGATTGCCATCTGGAGCGTGGGAAGTGTAGTCCAGGATTATGACAC GGACAAGCTGTTTCCCGCGTTTGGGTTTGGAGCTCAGGTTCCTCCTAGCTGGCAG GTGTCTCATGAGTTTGCTTTGAACTTCAACCCCAGCAACCCTTATTGTCAAG GTATCCAAGGAATAGTGGATGCCTACCGCCAGATCCTTCCTCAGGTCCGACTCTACGGGCCAACCAACTTCTCTCCTATTATAAATCATGTGGCAAGGTTTGCATCACACTCGGCGCAACAAGGGAATGCTTCT CAATATTTCATCTTGCTGATCATCACAGATGGAGAGATCACTGACCTGGACCAAACTAGGCAAGCGATCGTTAATGCCTCTAAGCTGCCAATGTCTATCATTATTGTTGGCGTTGGTGAAGCTGATTTCAAGGCAATGGAGTTCCTTGATGGAGACAACGGTGTTCTGAAGTCCTTGACAGGAGAACCAGCTGCACGAGACATCGTTCAGTTTGTGCCTTTCCGACAGTTCAAAAAT GCTCCCCGGGAAGCTCTTTCCCAGGTGGTTCTGGCTGAAGTGCCTAAGCAGCTGGTGTCTTACTATAAGTTGCAGGGATGGCCACCTGTGAAGCTACCCGAAGTAAAGAAAATGTAG
- the RBM12 gene encoding RNA-binding protein 12 isoform X4, whose protein sequence is MAQCVTRVELSVSCENLLDKDVGSKSDPLCVLLQDVGGGQWAELDRTERIKNCQKPEFSKKLVVDYYFEKVQKLKFGVYDIDNKSFDLNDDDYLGGIECTLGQVVSSSVFTRPLELKKGKPAGKGTITISAEEIKDARTVYLEIEARNLDKKDFLGKSDPFLEFYKQSDVGTWQLVYRSEVIKNNLNPCWRKFSVPLQTFCGGDFNKPIKVSVSDMDDTSSSDLIGEFTSVTAKLLEAGDRVVEFECIHPEKKQKKKSYKNSGIIRIKSCKIERDYSFLDYVMGGCQINFTVGIDFTGSNGDPKSPDSLHYISPDGINEYLIAIWSVGSVVQDYDTDKLFPAFGFGAQVPPSWQVSHEFALNFNPSNPYCQGIQGIVDAYRQILPQVRLYGPTNFSPIINHVARFASHSAQQGNASQYFILLIITDGEITDLDQTRQAIVNASKLPMSIIIVGVGEADFKAMEFLDGDNGVLKSLTGEPAARDIVQFVPFRQFKNAPREALSQVVLAEVPKQLVSYYKLQGWPPVKLPEVKKM, encoded by the exons ATGGCTCAGTGCGTGACCAGGGTGGAGCTGTCCGTGTCCTGCGAAAACCTCCTCGACAAAGACGTCGGCTCGAAATCCGATCCGCTCTGCGTCTTGCTGCAGGATGTGGGAGGTGGTCAGTGGGCCGAG TTAGATCGAACGGAGAGGATAAAGAACTGTCAAAAACCGGAATTCTCTAAGAAGCTAGTTGTCGACTACTACTTTGAGAAAGTGCAGAAGCTGAAATTTGGCGTGTATGATATTGATAACAAGTCCTTTGATTTAAATGATGATGATTACCTTGGAGGGATTGAGTGCACGCTGGGACAG GTTGTGTCCAGCTCAGTGTTCACCCGACCCTTGGAACTGAAGAAGGGAAAACCAGCAGGAAAAGGCACTATTACG ATTTCAGCAGAGGAGATTAAAGATGCTAGAACTGTGTATTTGGAAATTGAAGCTCGAAACTTGGACAAAAAG GATTTCTTGGGTAAATCAGATCCATTTTTGGAGTTTTACAAGCAGAGTGATGTTGGAACATGGCAGCTGGTGTACAGATCAGAG GTGATTAAGAACAACTTAAATCCGTGCTGGAGGAAATTCAGTGTTCCCTTGCAGACGTTCTGTGGTGGAGATTTTAATAAACCTATCAAG GTCTCAGTCAGTGATATGGATGACACCAGCAGCTCAGATTTGATAGGGGAATTCACTAGCGTCACTGCAAAGCTGTTGGAAGCAGGAGATCGTGTG GTGGAATTTGAATGCATTCATCctgagaagaaacaaaagaaaaagagctaCAAAAACTCTGGCATTATTAGGATAAAATCCTGCAAG ATCGAAAGAGATTACTCTTTCCTGGACTATGTCATGGGAGGCTGCCAGATTAACTTTACG GTGGGTATAGACTTCACTGGCTCCAATGGAGATCCCAAGTCACCAGATTCCCTTCACTACATCAGTCCAGATGGGATAAATGAGTACCTGATTGCCATCTGGAGCGTGGGAAGTGTAGTCCAGGATTATGACAC GGACAAGCTGTTTCCCGCGTTTGGGTTTGGAGCTCAGGTTCCTCCTAGCTGGCAG GTGTCTCATGAGTTTGCTTTGAACTTCAACCCCAGCAACCCTTATTGTCAAG GTATCCAAGGAATAGTGGATGCCTACCGCCAGATCCTTCCTCAGGTCCGACTCTACGGGCCAACCAACTTCTCTCCTATTATAAATCATGTGGCAAGGTTTGCATCACACTCGGCGCAACAAGGGAATGCTTCT CAATATTTCATCTTGCTGATCATCACAGATGGAGAGATCACTGACCTGGACCAAACTAGGCAAGCGATCGTTAATGCCTCTAAGCTGCCAATGTCTATCATTATTGTTGGCGTTGGTGAAGCTGATTTCAAGGCAATGGAGTTCCTTGATGGAGACAACGGTGTTCTGAAGTCCTTGACAGGAGAACCAGCTGCACGAGACATCGTTCAGTTTGTGCCTTTCCGACAGTTCAAAAAT GCTCCCCGGGAAGCTCTTTCCCAGGTGGTTCTGGCTGAAGTGCCTAAGCAGCTGGTGTCTTACTATAAGTTGCAGGGATGGCCACCTGTGAAGCTACCCGAAGTAAAGAAAATGTAG
- the RBM12 gene encoding RNA-binding protein 12 isoform X3, translating to MAQCVTRVELSVSCENLLDKDVGSKSDPLCVLLQDVGGGQWAELDRTERIKNCQKPEFSKKLVVDYYFEKVQKLKFGVYDIDNKSFDLNDDDYLGGIECTLGQVVSSSVFTRPLELKKGKPAGKGTITISAEEIKDARTVYLEIEARNLDKKDFLGKSDPFLEFYKQSDVGTWQLVYRSEVIKNNLNPCWRKFSVPLQTFCGGDFNKPIKVQCADHDSDGSHDLIGIFETNLTQLQKAGDSSPVEFECIHPEKKQKKKSYKNSGIIRIKSCKIERDYSFLDYVMGGCQINFTVGIDFTGSNGDPKSPDSLHYISPDGINEYLIAIWSVGSVVQDYDTDKLFPAFGFGAQVPPSWQVSHEFALNFNPSNPYCQGIQGIVDAYRQILPQVRLYGPTNFSPIINHVARFASHSAQQGNASQYFILLIITDGEITDLDQTRQAIVNASKLPMSIIIVGVGEADFKAMEFLDGDNGVLKSLTGEPAARDIVQFVPFRQFKNAPREALSQVVLAEVPKQLVSYYKLQGWPPVKLPEVKKM from the exons ATGGCTCAGTGCGTGACCAGGGTGGAGCTGTCCGTGTCCTGCGAAAACCTCCTCGACAAAGACGTCGGCTCGAAATCCGATCCGCTCTGCGTCTTGCTGCAGGATGTGGGAGGTGGTCAGTGGGCCGAG TTAGATCGAACGGAGAGGATAAAGAACTGTCAAAAACCGGAATTCTCTAAGAAGCTAGTTGTCGACTACTACTTTGAGAAAGTGCAGAAGCTGAAATTTGGCGTGTATGATATTGATAACAAGTCCTTTGATTTAAATGATGATGATTACCTTGGAGGGATTGAGTGCACGCTGGGACAG GTTGTGTCCAGCTCAGTGTTCACCCGACCCTTGGAACTGAAGAAGGGAAAACCAGCAGGAAAAGGCACTATTACG ATTTCAGCAGAGGAGATTAAAGATGCTAGAACTGTGTATTTGGAAATTGAAGCTCGAAACTTGGACAAAAAG GATTTCTTGGGTAAATCAGATCCATTTTTGGAGTTTTACAAGCAGAGTGATGTTGGAACATGGCAGCTGGTGTACAGATCAGAG GTGATTAAGAACAACTTAAATCCGTGCTGGAGGAAATTCAGTGTTCCCTTGCAGACGTTCTGTGGTGGAGATTTTAATAAACCTATCAAG GTACAGTGTGCAGATCATGATAGCGATGGGTCGCATGACTTGATAGGCATTTTTGAAACTAACCTGACTCAGCTGCAGAAAGCTGGTGACAGCTCTCCG GTGGAATTTGAATGCATTCATCctgagaagaaacaaaagaaaaagagctaCAAAAACTCTGGCATTATTAGGATAAAATCCTGCAAG ATCGAAAGAGATTACTCTTTCCTGGACTATGTCATGGGAGGCTGCCAGATTAACTTTACG GTGGGTATAGACTTCACTGGCTCCAATGGAGATCCCAAGTCACCAGATTCCCTTCACTACATCAGTCCAGATGGGATAAATGAGTACCTGATTGCCATCTGGAGCGTGGGAAGTGTAGTCCAGGATTATGACAC GGACAAGCTGTTTCCCGCGTTTGGGTTTGGAGCTCAGGTTCCTCCTAGCTGGCAG GTGTCTCATGAGTTTGCTTTGAACTTCAACCCCAGCAACCCTTATTGTCAAG GTATCCAAGGAATAGTGGATGCCTACCGCCAGATCCTTCCTCAGGTCCGACTCTACGGGCCAACCAACTTCTCTCCTATTATAAATCATGTGGCAAGGTTTGCATCACACTCGGCGCAACAAGGGAATGCTTCT CAATATTTCATCTTGCTGATCATCACAGATGGAGAGATCACTGACCTGGACCAAACTAGGCAAGCGATCGTTAATGCCTCTAAGCTGCCAATGTCTATCATTATTGTTGGCGTTGGTGAAGCTGATTTCAAGGCAATGGAGTTCCTTGATGGAGACAACGGTGTTCTGAAGTCCTTGACAGGAGAACCAGCTGCACGAGACATCGTTCAGTTTGTGCCTTTCCGACAGTTCAAAAAT GCTCCCCGGGAAGCTCTTTCCCAGGTGGTTCTGGCTGAAGTGCCTAAGCAGCTGGTGTCTTACTATAAGTTGCAGGGATGGCCACCTGTGAAGCTACCCGAAGTAAAGAAAATGTAG
- the RBM12 gene encoding RNA-binding protein 12 isoform X5, whose protein sequence is MDDTSSSDLIGEFTSVTAKLLEAGDRVVQCADHDSDGSHDLIGIFETNLTQLQKAGDSSPVEFECIHPEKKQKKKSYKNSGIIRIKSCKIERDYSFLDYVMGGCQINFTVGIDFTGSNGDPKSPDSLHYISPDGINEYLIAIWSVGSVVQDYDTDKLFPAFGFGAQVPPSWQVSHEFALNFNPSNPYCQGIQGIVDAYRQILPQVRLYGPTNFSPIINHVARFASHSAQQGNASQYFILLIITDGEITDLDQTRQAIVNASKLPMSIIIVGVGEADFKAMEFLDGDNGVLKSLTGEPAARDIVQFVPFRQFKNAPREALSQVVLAEVPKQLVSYYKLQGWPPVKLPEVKKM, encoded by the exons ATGGATGACACCAGCAGCTCAGATTTGATAGGGGAATTCACTAGCGTCACTGCAAAGCTGTTGGAAGCAGGAGATCGTGTG GTACAGTGTGCAGATCATGATAGCGATGGGTCGCATGACTTGATAGGCATTTTTGAAACTAACCTGACTCAGCTGCAGAAAGCTGGTGACAGCTCTCCG GTGGAATTTGAATGCATTCATCctgagaagaaacaaaagaaaaagagctaCAAAAACTCTGGCATTATTAGGATAAAATCCTGCAAG ATCGAAAGAGATTACTCTTTCCTGGACTATGTCATGGGAGGCTGCCAGATTAACTTTACG GTGGGTATAGACTTCACTGGCTCCAATGGAGATCCCAAGTCACCAGATTCCCTTCACTACATCAGTCCAGATGGGATAAATGAGTACCTGATTGCCATCTGGAGCGTGGGAAGTGTAGTCCAGGATTATGACAC GGACAAGCTGTTTCCCGCGTTTGGGTTTGGAGCTCAGGTTCCTCCTAGCTGGCAG GTGTCTCATGAGTTTGCTTTGAACTTCAACCCCAGCAACCCTTATTGTCAAG GTATCCAAGGAATAGTGGATGCCTACCGCCAGATCCTTCCTCAGGTCCGACTCTACGGGCCAACCAACTTCTCTCCTATTATAAATCATGTGGCAAGGTTTGCATCACACTCGGCGCAACAAGGGAATGCTTCT CAATATTTCATCTTGCTGATCATCACAGATGGAGAGATCACTGACCTGGACCAAACTAGGCAAGCGATCGTTAATGCCTCTAAGCTGCCAATGTCTATCATTATTGTTGGCGTTGGTGAAGCTGATTTCAAGGCAATGGAGTTCCTTGATGGAGACAACGGTGTTCTGAAGTCCTTGACAGGAGAACCAGCTGCACGAGACATCGTTCAGTTTGTGCCTTTCCGACAGTTCAAAAAT GCTCCCCGGGAAGCTCTTTCCCAGGTGGTTCTGGCTGAAGTGCCTAAGCAGCTGGTGTCTTACTATAAGTTGCAGGGATGGCCACCTGTGAAGCTACCCGAAGTAAAGAAAATGTAG